Proteins encoded together in one Chryseobacterium sp. G0201 window:
- a CDS encoding FAD-dependent monooxygenase: MNSISIIGAGIGGLTLGNVLKQHNLDFTIYESAPEIQPVGAGIMMAVNAMQVFDKLGLKEKIEKAGNKIHGISITDEKLKPITKTNISELEKKYNSCNVAIHRAELQKILAENIGFEHIKLGHSLAQIEKKENYILNFENENTIESKIIFGADGIHSKIRNQIFETGTIRNAGQKCWRGLVNFELPEIFYHEAFEIWGKGKRFGFVKISDKKVYWYALINEKKHRRYNSLAENFHDFDPLVLQILESTPTKNIILNDIIDLSPIPKWYSENLCLIGDAAHATTPNMGQGACQAIEDSYIVGKLLEQNKDFNTVFNEFQKIRRKKVDYVVNTSWKIGQISQWESGNSIRNFLMRLIPESTNQKLVEKIIQLEM, from the coding sequence ATGAATTCAATCTCAATAATCGGAGCCGGAATTGGCGGTTTGACGCTTGGAAATGTTTTAAAACAACACAATTTAGATTTCACCATCTATGAATCTGCCCCGGAAATACAACCTGTCGGAGCGGGAATTATGATGGCTGTCAATGCGATGCAGGTCTTCGATAAATTAGGATTAAAGGAAAAAATTGAAAAGGCAGGAAATAAAATTCACGGAATTTCGATTACGGATGAAAAACTGAAACCCATCACAAAAACCAATATTTCTGAATTAGAAAAGAAATATAATTCCTGCAACGTTGCTATTCACAGGGCTGAACTACAAAAAATATTAGCTGAAAACATTGGTTTCGAACATATTAAACTTGGTCATTCTTTAGCCCAAATCGAGAAAAAAGAAAATTATATTCTAAATTTCGAAAATGAAAATACCATAGAAAGTAAAATTATTTTCGGAGCAGACGGAATTCATTCTAAAATCAGAAATCAAATTTTCGAAACTGGAACCATCCGAAATGCAGGACAAAAATGCTGGCGCGGACTCGTTAATTTTGAACTTCCAGAAATATTTTATCACGAAGCTTTTGAAATATGGGGAAAAGGCAAACGTTTTGGCTTTGTAAAAATTTCTGATAAAAAAGTATATTGGTACGCTTTGATCAACGAAAAGAAACATAGACGTTATAATAGTTTAGCTGAAAATTTTCACGATTTTGATCCTTTAGTTTTACAAATTTTAGAATCTACTCCGACAAAAAATATTATTCTCAATGATATTATAGACCTGTCTCCTATTCCAAAATGGTATTCTGAAAACCTTTGTTTAATTGGTGATGCAGCTCATGCAACAACTCCGAATATGGGACAAGGCGCTTGTCAGGCCATTGAGGATTCATATATTGTAGGAAAATTATTAGAACAAAATAAAGATTTTAATACTGTTTTCAATGAATTTCAAAAAATCAGAAGAAAAAAGGTTGATTATGTAGTGAATACAAGCTGGAAAATCGGGCAGATCTCACAATGGGAAAGTGGAAATTCTATACGAAATTTCTTGATGAGATTAATTCCAGAAAGTACCAATCAGAAATTGGTTGAGAAAATTATTCAATTGGAAATGTGA
- a CDS encoding multicopper oxidase domain-containing protein encodes MKKLILFLIFLFSVFNFAQTTKTYYTCPMHPEVVSSKPGDCPKCKMTLVKKTVVIKPAVTPKPVAKPIVKQETKVVETKKKLPISKIKAKVESKAIVKPKIKEVQKSDKKEIKILSKPLSQKSQNQVMYVCPMHPEVTSNKLGTCPKCGMDLVEKESKEVKVTENHQNENSIFKRNSENGKVSFGGKTVRYDLYVKDTIVNFTGKKRRAIAVNGKLQAPTLYFTEGDTAEIYLHNMLKENTGFHWHGVILPNEHDGVPYLTTKPVQPGETHLYKFKISQNGTYWYHSHEGLQEQIGMNGILVFNKREGEPKVQYTKEIPVLLGDWSDEDPMQIARRLHMANTDWYAIKKNAVQSYWEAIKSGNFGTKALNEWKRMEAMDVSDVYYDKFLINGQPSSEYSNLKAGDKVRLRVANGGSSTYFWLNFGGGKFKVVGNDGNDVVPVEVDRLIVGVSETYDIEVTIPENKSFEFRATSEDRIGHASLWLGSGEKIEAPNLPRLMLFEGMKMMNGMMEMSGNMKPMNMTMGNQMMDMNEVMYPELSESQRKMTAKHMNEMMGIKEKGSKKEEDHSQHSGMDMKEEKQIKRLSYNILKSPEKTILPTENVKEMKFTLEGNMNHYLWTLDNKTVTETDKILVKKGEILRITLYNNSMMRHPMHLHGHDFRLINSKGEYSPLKNVVDIMPMETDVIEFAANQDGDWFFHCHILYHMMAGMGRIFSYEDSKPNPQLPNRKLAWKDFMKDNRMVSSMAMLDIASNKIHAETMTMFGPRWANLNEFHTNWNMDHFDGNFKVGRFLGKFQWALPYAGFRIQKNHEIMERRMAEEMGMDFHGKRTWFGQNKASKNKATFIVGAQYLLPMLVTADASVDQNGTVLLELSREDIPISRRIRGNFSLNSDGEFTTGLRYIVQKWFSISGNYDNEMGWGAGLTLTY; translated from the coding sequence ATGAAAAAGCTAATACTATTTCTGATATTTTTGTTTTCTGTTTTCAATTTCGCACAAACAACAAAAACGTATTATACCTGTCCGATGCACCCGGAAGTCGTTTCTTCAAAACCCGGAGACTGTCCGAAATGCAAAATGACATTAGTAAAAAAAACGGTTGTTATAAAACCTGCTGTTACTCCAAAACCGGTAGCGAAACCTATTGTAAAACAAGAAACAAAAGTTGTAGAAACAAAGAAAAAACTGCCTATATCTAAAATTAAGGCAAAAGTTGAGTCTAAAGCAATAGTAAAACCAAAAATAAAAGAGGTTCAAAAATCAGATAAAAAGGAAATAAAAATCTTATCTAAACCTTTATCTCAGAAGTCTCAGAATCAAGTAATGTACGTTTGTCCAATGCATCCTGAAGTGACTTCAAATAAACTTGGAACATGTCCAAAATGCGGAATGGATCTGGTTGAAAAAGAAAGTAAAGAAGTTAAAGTAACTGAAAATCATCAGAATGAAAATTCAATTTTTAAAAGAAATTCCGAAAATGGAAAAGTAAGTTTCGGAGGAAAAACAGTTCGTTACGATCTTTATGTGAAAGATACGATTGTAAATTTTACAGGAAAAAAACGTAGAGCGATTGCGGTAAACGGCAAGCTACAAGCCCCAACTTTATATTTTACAGAAGGAGACACAGCAGAAATTTATCTTCATAATATGCTCAAAGAAAACACTGGTTTTCACTGGCATGGAGTGATTCTGCCTAACGAGCATGATGGTGTTCCGTATCTTACGACAAAGCCCGTACAACCTGGTGAAACACATTTATATAAATTTAAAATTTCACAAAACGGGACGTATTGGTATCATTCCCATGAAGGTTTGCAGGAGCAGATTGGAATGAATGGAATTTTAGTTTTCAATAAAAGAGAAGGCGAACCAAAAGTTCAGTATACTAAAGAAATCCCTGTATTATTGGGAGATTGGAGTGATGAAGATCCGATGCAGATCGCAAGAAGACTTCACATGGCAAATACAGATTGGTATGCGATCAAGAAAAATGCAGTTCAGAGTTATTGGGAAGCCATAAAATCCGGAAATTTCGGAACAAAAGCCCTGAATGAATGGAAAAGAATGGAGGCAATGGATGTGAGTGATGTATATTATGATAAATTCCTCATCAACGGACAGCCAAGTTCAGAATATTCAAATTTAAAAGCCGGTGATAAAGTAAGACTGAGAGTGGCTAATGGAGGTTCTTCAACCTATTTCTGGCTGAATTTCGGAGGCGGAAAGTTTAAAGTTGTCGGAAATGATGGAAACGATGTCGTTCCTGTGGAAGTCGATCGTCTGATTGTCGGTGTTTCTGAAACGTATGACATTGAAGTGACGATTCCTGAGAATAAGAGTTTTGAATTTCGCGCAACTTCAGAAGATAGAATTGGTCATGCTTCACTTTGGCTAGGTTCCGGGGAAAAAATAGAAGCTCCAAATTTACCAAGACTAATGCTTTTTGAAGGGATGAAAATGATGAACGGAATGATGGAAATGAGCGGAAATATGAAGCCTATGAACATGACCATGGGAAATCAGATGATGGATATGAATGAAGTGATGTATCCCGAACTTTCTGAAAGTCAACGAAAAATGACGGCTAAGCATATGAATGAAATGATGGGGATCAAAGAGAAAGGATCTAAGAAAGAAGAAGATCATTCCCAACATTCAGGAATGGATATGAAAGAAGAAAAACAGATTAAAAGGTTATCTTACAATATTTTAAAATCTCCTGAAAAGACGATTCTTCCAACCGAAAATGTAAAAGAAATGAAGTTTACATTGGAAGGAAATATGAATCATTATCTCTGGACTTTAGACAATAAAACCGTTACAGAAACAGATAAAATCTTGGTTAAAAAAGGTGAAATTTTAAGAATTACACTGTATAATAACTCAATGATGCGCCACCCGATGCACTTGCATGGCCATGATTTTAGACTAATCAACTCAAAAGGTGAATATTCGCCGTTGAAAAATGTGGTTGATATTATGCCGATGGAAACAGATGTTATCGAATTTGCTGCGAATCAGGATGGTGACTGGTTTTTTCACTGTCATATTTTGTACCACATGATGGCAGGAATGGGAAGAATTTTCAGTTATGAAGATTCAAAACCGAATCCTCAGCTTCCAAACAGAAAATTGGCATGGAAAGACTTTATGAAAGACAATAGAATGGTGAGTTCTATGGCGATGCTGGATATTGCAAGCAATAAAATTCATGCAGAAACGATGACGATGTTCGGACCAAGATGGGCTAATTTAAATGAATTTCACACCAATTGGAATATGGATCATTTTGACGGAAATTTTAAAGTCGGAAGATTTTTAGGAAAATTTCAGTGGGCATTACCTTATGCAGGTTTCAGAATTCAAAAAAATCATGAGATCATGGAAAGGCGGATGGCAGAAGAAATGGGAATGGATTTTCATGGTAAAAGAACGTGGTTTGGACAAAACAAAGCTTCAAAAAATAAAGCAACCTTTATTGTTGGTGCTCAATATCTTTTACCCATGTTAGTTACCGCTGACGCCAGTGTAGATCAAAATGGAACGGTTTTATTAGAACTCAGCAGGGAAGATATACCGATTTCCAGAAGAATTAGAGGAAATTTCAGCCTTAATTCGGATGGTGAATTTACGACAGGATTGAGATATATTGTACAAAAATGGTTCTCGATCTCCGGAAATTACGATAATGAAATGGGCTGGGGAGCCGGACTTACTTTAACTTATTAA
- a CDS encoding DUF3347 domain-containing protein: MKKYIITAVFSLFSIISISAQSKSDAQVSKLYQNYISIKAALASDDADKTSKAASEFIKTASAIDYKVVSEGNLNALRKDATAISDARSIVAQRETFSNLSDNMIALTKEFKLSDKPVFVQYCPMADASWLSNEKQIVNPYYGSSMLSCGSVKSEIK, translated from the coding sequence ATGAAAAAATATATCATTACAGCAGTATTCTCTTTATTTTCAATTATTTCTATTTCAGCACAGTCAAAATCTGATGCTCAGGTATCTAAATTATATCAAAATTATATTTCGATAAAAGCCGCGTTGGCTTCTGATGATGCCGATAAAACATCAAAAGCAGCTTCTGAATTCATTAAAACAGCTTCTGCGATCGATTATAAAGTAGTTTCTGAAGGGAATTTAAATGCCCTTAGAAAAGATGCAACAGCGATTTCTGATGCCAGAAGTATTGTAGCGCAAAGAGAGACATTTTCTAATCTTTCAGACAACATGATTGCCTTAACGAAAGAATTTAAACTTTCAGATAAACCGGTCTTCGTTCAGTATTGCCCAATGGCAGACGCAAGCTGGTTGAGCAACGAAAAACAAATCGTAAATCCTTACTACGGAAGTTCTATGCTTTCTTGCGGAAGTGTAAAGTCAGAAATAAAATAA
- a CDS encoding HYC_CC_PP family protein: protein MKKILAILFSIFYFGFSSGAVVSVHYCMMEMVSVSQKTDDLCSKCGIKTKKDCCKTEVKVVKVDDSQKSDLLKIDFLKQISEIPTHQFFFVDKSFSATKFTQIQINAPPENNLVPIFINHCNFRI from the coding sequence ATGAAAAAGATTCTTGCCATACTGTTTTCTATATTCTACTTCGGATTTTCCTCTGGGGCAGTTGTTAGTGTACATTATTGCATGATGGAAATGGTTTCTGTAAGCCAAAAAACGGATGATCTATGCAGTAAATGTGGCATAAAGACCAAAAAAGACTGTTGCAAAACGGAAGTCAAAGTTGTAAAAGTTGATGATTCCCAGAAATCAGATCTTTTGAAAATTGATTTTTTAAAACAGATTTCAGAGATTCCAACTCATCAGTTTTTCTTTGTAGATAAGTCTTTTTCGGCTACAAAATTTACACAGATTCAAATCAATGCACCGCCTGAAAATAATTTGGTTCCCATCTTTATAAATCATTGTAATTTCAGAATTTAG
- a CDS encoding TonB-dependent receptor plug domain-containing protein codes for MKKLVLPLSLMVPMLVFSQTKKRDTARTTDIEEIVFQKKVTGKTNDLTAVKISAKDAQNVASISGGIEGVIKTLPSVNSNTELSSQYMVRGGNYDENLIYINDIEIYRPFLIRNSQQEGLSIINPDMVSTVNFSAGGFEPKYGDKMSSALNIYYREPEKFELSGEASLIGGRLTAGLASKNKKLTALFSGRYRNTNLVLNTLKEDTNFNPRYFDFQTYLNYHISEKFSLSFIGYYSKNDYEMIPKEQSIDFGSLQRPINLSVFYNGKEDDKYKNMMGTFSMNYKPSDKWKFTLDAFSYQNREREYYTISSSYILQTFDPITGDPTTSYDAGGQIEHARNDLFVRTYGAQFRSRFSPNPNTDIEVGFKYEKENLKDLTNEWKLVDSAGYSLPHEAFVDPRNPGDLKLMYNISGNNHIEPTRMSAYAQYSQKFYWGSSKVFVNAGARVSNWSFNNETIFSPRAQFAIKPDWDSDMLFKLSGGIYYQSPFYKEIKDLDGNFNSNIKSQRSIQAILSNDYEFTMYNRPFKLTTELYYKKMNNLIPYYMDNVRIRYSGQNNATGYAYGIDTRLFGEFVPGVDSWLSASYARVYENIEGKGDIPRPTDQRFRFAMFYQDYMPEFPSMRVNLTLTYAMGLPTGAPVLTDPYTYQRTLPSYKRVDIGLSKVFIDRKDNKKTYGFWGNFEELTLGVQVFNAFNIRNTVANQWITDANTNLMYPVPVRLTGRFFNVKLEFKIK; via the coding sequence TTGAAAAAACTAGTTTTACCACTGAGCCTTATGGTTCCCATGTTAGTATTCTCTCAAACAAAAAAGAGAGATACAGCAAGAACAACAGATATTGAGGAAATCGTTTTCCAGAAAAAAGTGACCGGAAAAACGAATGACCTTACTGCTGTAAAAATTTCAGCAAAAGATGCTCAGAATGTGGCGAGTATTTCCGGAGGTATAGAAGGTGTTATTAAAACTTTACCTTCCGTAAACTCCAATACAGAGCTTTCTTCACAATATATGGTTCGTGGTGGAAACTATGATGAAAACCTTATTTATATTAATGATATTGAAATATACAGACCTTTCCTGATCAGAAATTCTCAACAGGAAGGATTGAGTATCATTAATCCGGATATGGTTTCTACCGTGAATTTCTCTGCCGGAGGTTTTGAACCGAAATACGGAGATAAAATGTCTTCTGCATTAAATATCTATTACCGTGAACCTGAAAAGTTTGAACTTTCAGGAGAAGCGAGTTTGATAGGTGGAAGATTAACGGCAGGTTTAGCTTCGAAAAATAAGAAATTAACCGCTTTATTTTCAGGGAGATATAGAAATACTAATTTGGTTCTTAATACTTTAAAAGAGGACACCAATTTTAACCCTAGATATTTTGATTTCCAGACATATCTTAATTATCATATCAGCGAAAAATTTTCACTTTCATTCATAGGATATTATTCTAAGAATGATTACGAAATGATTCCCAAAGAGCAAAGTATAGACTTTGGTTCTTTACAAAGACCTATCAATCTTAGCGTTTTTTATAACGGTAAAGAAGATGATAAGTATAAAAATATGATGGGAACGTTCTCTATGAATTATAAGCCATCAGATAAGTGGAAATTTACATTGGATGCTTTTTCTTATCAGAACAGAGAAAGAGAATATTATACGATTTCATCAAGTTATATTTTACAGACTTTTGATCCTATTACAGGAGATCCAACGACTTCATATGATGCTGGCGGACAGATTGAACATGCAAGAAATGATTTATTTGTAAGAACATACGGAGCTCAGTTCAGATCCCGTTTTTCACCTAATCCGAATACGGATATTGAAGTTGGATTTAAGTATGAAAAAGAAAACCTAAAAGATCTTACCAACGAATGGAAATTGGTAGATTCTGCTGGTTACAGCCTTCCGCATGAAGCTTTCGTTGATCCTAGAAATCCGGGAGATTTGAAATTGATGTACAATATTTCAGGTAACAATCATATTGAGCCGACGAGAATGTCTGCTTATGCACAATATTCTCAGAAATTTTATTGGGGTTCTAGTAAGGTTTTTGTAAATGCAGGAGCAAGAGTTTCAAACTGGAGTTTTAATAATGAAACTATTTTCTCCCCAAGAGCTCAGTTTGCCATCAAACCTGATTGGGACAGTGATATGTTGTTCAAACTTTCGGGAGGTATTTATTATCAGTCGCCTTTCTATAAGGAAATCAAAGACTTAGATGGTAATTTTAATAGTAATATAAAATCTCAACGTTCAATTCAGGCTATTTTATCTAATGATTATGAATTTACGATGTATAACAGACCGTTCAAATTGACGACCGAATTATACTATAAGAAAATGAATAATCTGATTCCTTATTATATGGATAATGTAAGGATTCGTTATTCAGGTCAGAATAATGCGACAGGATATGCTTATGGAATTGACACAAGATTATTCGGGGAATTTGTTCCGGGAGTAGATTCTTGGTTATCTGCAAGTTATGCCAGAGTTTATGAAAATATTGAAGGAAAAGGAGATATTCCTAGACCAACGGACCAAAGGTTCAGATTTGCGATGTTCTATCAGGATTATATGCCAGAATTCCCTTCTATGCGCGTGAATCTAACGTTAACCTACGCTATGGGATTACCAACAGGCGCACCGGTTCTTACGGATCCATATACATACCAAAGAACGTTGCCTTCTTATAAAAGAGTAGATATCGGACTTTCTAAAGTATTTATCGACAGAAAAGACAACAAGAAAACATACGGATTCTGGGGTAATTTTGAAGAATTAACCTTGGGAGTTCAGGTTTTCAATGCATTTAATATCAGAAATACCGTTGCCAATCAATGGATCACAGATGCAAATACTAATTTAATGTATCCGGTTCCGGTTCGTTTGACAGGTCGTTTCTTCAACGTAAAACTTGAATTTAAAATTAAATAA
- the kdsA gene encoding 3-deoxy-8-phosphooctulonate synthase yields the protein MIQYLDNIHHKDSKNFFLIAGPCIIEGEDMALRIAEKVIELTNKYNIPYIFKGSFKKANRSRVDSFTTIGEEKSLEILKKVGETFNIPTTTDIHENEHAALAAQYVDVLQIPAFLVRQTDLLIAAAKTGKCVSLKKGQFLSPESMKFAVQKITDSDNQKVAIIERGNSFGYTDLIVDYRGIPTMREYAPVILDVTHSLQQPNQSSGVTGGRPDLIETVAKAGIAVGADGIFIETHPTPETALSDGANMLRLDLLEDLLQKLTRVREAIL from the coding sequence ATGATTCAGTATTTAGATAATATCCATCACAAAGATTCCAAAAACTTTTTCCTTATTGCCGGACCTTGTATTATTGAAGGCGAAGACATGGCGTTAAGAATTGCTGAAAAAGTAATTGAATTAACCAATAAATACAACATTCCATACATTTTCAAAGGAAGCTTTAAAAAAGCTAACAGAAGTAGAGTAGACTCTTTTACTACAATTGGAGAAGAAAAGTCTTTGGAGATCCTTAAAAAAGTTGGAGAGACTTTCAATATTCCAACTACTACAGATATCCACGAGAACGAACATGCTGCTTTGGCGGCTCAATATGTTGATGTTCTGCAGATTCCTGCATTTTTGGTGCGTCAGACAGACTTATTAATTGCTGCCGCAAAAACAGGAAAATGTGTTTCTCTGAAAAAAGGACAGTTTCTTTCTCCAGAATCAATGAAATTTGCCGTTCAAAAAATTACAGATTCTGATAATCAGAAAGTTGCTATCATTGAAAGAGGAAATTCTTTTGGATATACAGATCTAATTGTTGACTACAGAGGAATTCCTACCATGAGAGAATATGCACCTGTTATTCTGGATGTTACGCATTCTCTTCAACAACCAAATCAAAGCTCAGGAGTTACAGGAGGAAGACCGGATCTTATCGAAACTGTTGCAAAAGCAGGAATTGCAGTAGGTGCAGACGGAATTTTTATCGAAACTCACCCAACACCGGAAACCGCATTATCAGATGGAGCCAACATGTTAAGACTTGATTTATTAGAAGATTTGTTACAAAAACTGACAAGAGTAAGAGAAGCTATTTTGTAA
- a CDS encoding DUF1697 domain-containing protein, translated as MKYCAFLRGVNVKGTNMKMADVCQVFKDAGMEDIVSILASGNIVFSSDKKADDLKKILEKAMSEHFSYEAFLFIKSQEEIENFWNGNPFEKNDDLHSYTFVGNDGIENVLMKEFESASKTENEDAKIVNHIFYWQIPKGNTLDSTFGKILGKKSLKDQFTSRNINTFEKILKKMN; from the coding sequence ATGAAATACTGTGCTTTTCTTCGAGGCGTTAACGTAAAAGGAACCAACATGAAAATGGCGGACGTTTGCCAGGTTTTCAAAGATGCCGGAATGGAGGATATTGTTTCAATTTTAGCTTCAGGAAATATTGTTTTTTCGTCCGATAAAAAAGCGGATGATTTAAAGAAAATCCTTGAAAAAGCAATGTCTGAGCATTTTTCTTACGAAGCATTTTTATTCATAAAATCTCAGGAAGAAATAGAAAATTTCTGGAACGGAAACCCTTTTGAAAAAAATGATGATCTTCATTCTTATACTTTTGTTGGTAACGATGGAATTGAGAATGTTTTGATGAAAGAATTCGAAAGTGCCTCAAAAACTGAAAATGAAGATGCAAAAATTGTGAATCATATTTTCTATTGGCAAATTCCCAAAGGAAACACTTTAGATTCTACTTTTGGTAAAATTTTAGGTAAAAAGAGCCTGAAAGATCAGTTTACAAGCAGAAATATCAATACTTTTGAGAAGATTCTGAAAAAGATGAATTAA